In one window of Brevinematales bacterium DNA:
- the rpiA gene encoding ribose-5-phosphate isomerase RpiA — protein MDKHMISSSSLPKINASKAALEYIKNGMIVGLGSGTTVQEFIKLLGERVRDGLDVVCVTTSYASRMLAIQNGILVTDTDAVDRIDIAIDGADKANKQALLKGGGGALTREKIIDYNANEFIVIVDETKIVDGVLEGIVNMEVLPFAAPIVMRELKDYNPVLRVGKGKLGPVVSDNGNFLLECYMKLENPRETEKWLKSIPGIIENGIFTKFSTIIVGTETGWYRFI, from the coding sequence ATGGATAAACACATGATATCTTCATCATCTTTACCTAAGATAAATGCTTCCAAAGCAGCACTCGAGTATATAAAAAACGGGATGATTGTTGGCCTAGGTAGCGGTACTACAGTTCAAGAATTCATTAAACTCTTGGGAGAAAGAGTAAGAGACGGTCTTGATGTAGTATGTGTCACAACATCTTATGCTTCTAGAATGCTCGCTATACAAAACGGTATCTTAGTTACAGATACAGATGCAGTTGATAGAATAGATATAGCAATAGATGGAGCAGATAAAGCAAATAAACAAGCACTCCTTAAAGGCGGAGGTGGAGCATTAACAAGAGAAAAGATAATTGACTACAACGCAAACGAGTTTATAGTGATAGTTGATGAAACTAAAATAGTTGACGGTGTACTAGAAGGTATTGTAAACATGGAAGTTTTACCATTCGCAGCACCAATAGTTATGAGAGAGTTGAAAGACTATAACCCCGTACTAAGAGTTGGTAAAGGTAAGCTAGGTCCTGTAGTAAGTGACAACGGAAACTTCTTACTTGAATGCTATATGAAACTTGAAAACCCCAGAGAAACTGAAAAATGGCTTAAGAGTATACCTGGTATAATTGAAAACGGTATATTCACAAAATTTTCTACTATAATAGTCGGTACAGAAACAGGTTGGTATAGATTCATATAG
- the secE gene encoding preprotein translocase subunit SecE, translating into MKTIVKFFKDVAEEMKKVSWPPKEEVISSSWVVIVFIIILSIILGIVDFISSTIVGLILK; encoded by the coding sequence ATGAAGACAATAGTAAAGTTTTTTAAAGATGTAGCTGAAGAAATGAAGAAGGTTTCTTGGCCACCAAAAGAAGAGGTTATATCATCTTCATGGGTCGTAATAGTCTTTATAATAATACTTTCAATAATACTAGGAATTGTTGATTTTATCTCCTCAACAATAGTTGGTCTCATTCTTAAGTAA
- a CDS encoding KOW motif-containing protein: MSRAWYVLHTISGFEKSVVEKIKSISEKDENIRRIIANIKILTENIETKGKNDKKIIKQQRIFPGYVLMELDLPTEEKSLEYFLRTIKNIRGVIGFLGSQKDKTGVSSFKVPPKPLSIEEVRSIFERTGEFKSRAFVDLSSSFEVGNQVRIIDGPFKGLVGTVVEVYPDKYKLKVNVTIFNRETPLNVNFDQAERI; encoded by the coding sequence ATGAGTAGAGCCTGGTACGTACTACATACTATCTCAGGATTTGAAAAAAGCGTAGTCGAGAAGATAAAAAGTATCTCTGAAAAAGATGAAAATATAAGGAGAATTATAGCTAACATTAAAATACTAACTGAAAATATCGAAACCAAAGGAAAAAATGACAAGAAAATAATCAAGCAACAAAGAATATTTCCAGGATACGTACTAATGGAGTTGGATCTTCCTACGGAAGAAAAAAGCTTGGAATATTTTCTAAGGACTATAAAAAACATCCGTGGAGTCATAGGTTTCCTAGGATCTCAAAAAGACAAAACAGGTGTAAGTTCTTTCAAAGTCCCTCCAAAACCTCTATCAATAGAAGAAGTGAGATCTATATTTGAAAGGACTGGTGAATTCAAGAGCAGAGCATTTGTTGATTTATCATCTTCATTCGAAGTAGGCAACCAAGTAAGAATAATAGATGGGCCTTTCAAAGGACTCGTCGGAACTGTTGTTGAGGTATATCCTGATAAATATAAACTTAAAGTCAATGTCACAATATTTAACAGAGAAACTCCATTAAACGTTAATTTTGATCAAGCAGAAAGAATATAA